The Arachis hypogaea cultivar Tifrunner chromosome 19, arahy.Tifrunner.gnm2.J5K5, whole genome shotgun sequence genome has a window encoding:
- the LOC112775544 gene encoding autophagy-related protein 18a has product MSDTQQTLMPLHSPDPDDNDESPPNQPQPASPDPTRTGTGTAIATAPSLLHLSFNQDSGCFAAGTDRGFRIYNCDPFREIFRRDFGPGGGTSLVHMLFRCNILAFVGGGPDPRHPPNKVMIWDDHQSRCIGELSFRSEVKGVRLRRDRIVVVLAHKIFVYNFADLKVLHQIETIANPKGLCEVSHLSGTMVLACPGLQKGQVRVEHYASKRTKFIMAHDSRIACFSLTQDGRLLATASSKGTLVRVFNTLDGSLLQEVRRGADRAEIYSLAFSPTAQWLAVSSDKGTVHVFNLKVDSGLLGLDRSNSSSESNPSSPTAVSSLKFMKGVLPKYFSSEWSVAQFRLQEGLQHIVAFGHQKNTIVILGMDGSFYRCQFDSANGGEMTQLEYYNFLKTDETF; this is encoded by the exons ATGTCCGATACCCAACAAACCCTAATGCCCCTTCACTCCCCCGACCCCGACGATAACGACGAATCCCCTCCTAACCAACCCCAACCCGCATCCCCTGACCCAACCCGAACCGGAACCGGAACCGCCATCGCCACCGCCCCTTCCCTCCTCCACCTCTCCTTCAACCAGGACTCTGGCTGCTTCGCCGCCGGCACCGACCGCGGCTTCCGCATCTACAACTGCGATCCTTTCCGCGAGATATTCCGCCGCGACTTCGGCCCAGGCGGCGGCACCTCTCTCGTTCACATGCTCTTCCGGTGCAACATCCTCGCCTTCGTCGGCGGCGGACCCGACCCTCGCCACCCTCCGAACAAGGTCATGATCTGGGACGACCACCAGTCGCGGTGCATTGGCGAGCTCTCATTCCGCTCCGAGGTCAAAGGCGTTCGCCTCCGAAGAGACCGAATCGTTGTGGTTCTCGCGCACAAGATTTTCGTGTACAATTTTGCCGACCTGAAGGTTCTTCACCAGATTGAGACAATTGCGAACCCTAAGGGTTTGTGCGAGGTTTCGCACTTGTCCGGGACGATGGTTCTTGCATGCCCTGGGTTGCAGAAGGGGCAGGTTAGAGTTGAGCATTACGCCTCAAAGAGGACAAAATTCATCATGGCTCATGATTCGAGGATCGCGTGCTTCTCGCTCACGCAGGATGGGAGGTTGCTCGCTACTGCGAGCAGTAAAGGAACCTTGGTGAGGGTTTTCAATACGTTAGATGGGTCCTTGTTGCAAGAG GTACGGAGAGGTGCAGACCGTGCGGAAATATACAGCCTTGCCTTCTCTCCTACTGCACAGTGGCTAGCTGTTTCGAGTGATAAGGGGACCGTTCATGTCTTCAACTTAAAGGTTGATTCTGGACTTTTGGGGCTTGACAGATCGAATAGTTCATCTGAGTCAAATCCTAGTTCCCCAACAGCAGTTTCATCTCTTAAATTTATGAaag GTGTTTTACCCAAGTACTTTAGCTCAGAGTGGTCTGTGGCTCAGTTTCGCCTGCAGGAAGGTTTGCAGCATATTGTTGCCTTTGGCCATCAAAAGAATACAATTGTTATACTTGGCATGGATGGCAG cTTTTATCGATGCCAGTTTGATTCTGCAAATGGAGGAGAGATGACCCAACTTGAATATTACAATTTCCTCAAGACAGATGAGACATTCTAA